In the Candidatus Eremiobacteraceae bacterium genome, one interval contains:
- a CDS encoding metallophosphoesterase — protein MRMKMMIVAGLGVLVAAAALAPVSSARTTVAAGQVIAAAGDIACDLLPATAAPAADETGPDTCHMDATAKLIAELHPAAVLALGDEQYADGTLAQFNAGYAKSWGAFKSITHPAPGNHEYHTPNAAGYFAYFGSLAGDPQRGYYSFDLAGWHLISLNGNCKAIGGCGADSDQVRWLTADLAAHHAACTLAYWHQPRFSSGAVHHSDPAYDAFWRALYAAHADLVLGGHDHDYERFAPQTPDAKPDPTNGITEFVAGTGGRSHYKIGQLEPNSQTANGQTYGILAITLNQHSFDWRFIPEPGSTFRDSGTQACHG, from the coding sequence ATGAGAATGAAAATGATGATCGTGGCGGGGCTTGGCGTTCTCGTTGCTGCGGCAGCGCTCGCCCCCGTCTCGAGCGCGCGCACCACCGTCGCTGCAGGGCAGGTGATCGCGGCAGCGGGTGACATCGCCTGCGACCTCTTGCCCGCTACTGCCGCCCCGGCAGCTGACGAAACCGGACCAGACACGTGCCACATGGATGCGACCGCGAAGCTGATCGCCGAGCTGCATCCCGCGGCCGTGCTCGCGCTCGGCGACGAACAGTATGCGGACGGCACGCTGGCCCAGTTCAACGCGGGCTACGCCAAGTCGTGGGGCGCTTTCAAGAGCATCACCCATCCGGCGCCGGGCAATCACGAATACCACACGCCGAACGCGGCCGGATATTTCGCCTACTTCGGCTCGCTCGCCGGCGATCCGCAGCGCGGCTACTATAGCTTCGATCTCGCGGGCTGGCACCTGATCTCCCTCAACGGCAATTGCAAAGCGATCGGAGGCTGCGGGGCCGATTCCGACCAGGTCCGCTGGCTCACCGCCGATCTGGCAGCGCACCACGCGGCCTGCACGCTCGCGTATTGGCACCAGCCGCGCTTCTCATCGGGCGCCGTCCACCACAGCGACCCGGCCTATGACGCGTTTTGGCGCGCGCTGTACGCGGCGCACGCGGACCTTGTGCTCGGCGGACACGATCACGACTACGAACGGTTCGCCCCGCAGACGCCAGACGCCAAACCGGACCCCACGAACGGCATCACCGAGTTCGTGGCGGGAACGGGCGGCCGCAGCCACTATAAGATAGGCCAGCTTGAGCCGAACAGCCAGACCGCCAACGGCCAGACCTACGGCATCCTGGCGATCACGCTGAACCAGCACTCCTTTGACTGGCGCTTCATCCCCGAGCCCGGCTCGACGTTTAGGGACTCCGGGACACAGGCGTGCCACGGCTGA
- the rnc gene encoding ribonuclease III gives MSQGLARRKTLRAFGKGLGLKAAASGECELLGAALTHDSYAFERGDRRGLSANERLEFLGDAVVGLAASAWLYARHPDEPEGRLSRRRQALVSGPALAKTAARLGLGPMLRLGKGEAAGQGERRPSILAGAFEALVGAVLVLEGYDAAARFVERSHLAQADDAARIDPRTALQELVQARFKQPPRYTFEGESGPPHARVFRAHVAAGGVVGTGTGSTKKQAQAEAAAQALRKLTRQTVNLP, from the coding sequence TTGTCACAAGGCCTCGCGCGGCGCAAGACGCTGCGTGCCTTCGGCAAGGGGCTCGGCCTCAAAGCGGCCGCGAGCGGCGAATGTGAGCTGCTCGGGGCCGCGCTCACGCACGACTCCTACGCCTTCGAGCGCGGCGACCGCCGCGGACTTTCGGCCAACGAGAGACTGGAGTTCCTGGGCGACGCGGTCGTGGGACTCGCGGCGTCGGCGTGGCTGTATGCGCGCCATCCCGACGAACCCGAGGGCCGGCTGTCGCGCCGCCGGCAAGCGCTCGTCTCCGGGCCGGCGCTGGCGAAGACCGCGGCTAGGCTCGGACTCGGTCCGATGCTGCGACTCGGCAAGGGCGAGGCCGCCGGTCAAGGCGAGCGTCGCCCTTCCATTCTGGCGGGCGCGTTCGAAGCATTGGTCGGCGCGGTGTTGGTGTTGGAAGGCTACGACGCCGCGGCGCGCTTCGTCGAGCGGTCGCATCTCGCGCAGGCCGACGACGCCGCGCGCATCGATCCGCGCACCGCGTTGCAAGAGCTCGTGCAGGCCAGATTCAAGCAGCCGCCGCGCTATACGTTCGAAGGTGAAAGCGGTCCCCCGCATGCGCGCGTCTTCCGGGCGCACGTCGCCGCGGGCGGCGTAGTGGGAACCGGCACGGGTTCGACGAAGAAGCAGGCGCAGGCCGAGGCTGCTGCCCAGGCCCTCCGGAAACTAACGAGGCAAACCGTCAATCTACCTTAA
- a CDS encoding aminotransferase class I/II-fold pyridoxal phosphate-dependent enzyme gives MAPSGDGFSTRGVHDARADAPANSPARTPIYQSAGWTFADLAQVDAIYERRIAGAIYGSDGNPNLLALEAQVASLEGAPEALATSAGMAAFAATFMTILHSGDRVVAAREVYGNTLRLLGDFERFGVSAVRVDATDPSAVDRALSGGARLLAVETISNPRLRVADIPSLGAAAKRAGGALLVDNTFATPYHCTPLALGADLAMESGTKFLGGHHDVVIGTLAGTRELLAPIRTFAVRAGMVPGAFDAWLAERSIETLAVRMARGADSALELARWLASHQKVRRVHYPGLPDHPDHAIAKRVLQRGFGSMISFEIDGGAAAVDTLLARLARIRLVLSLGGTATTLSHPAKSSHRALSQELRDELGLHDGFLRMSVGIEDVADIQTDLARGLDAL, from the coding sequence ATGGCCCCATCTGGCGACGGTTTTAGCACTCGCGGCGTCCATGACGCTCGCGCCGACGCGCCCGCGAACTCGCCTGCGCGCACGCCCATCTATCAGTCCGCGGGCTGGACGTTCGCCGACCTCGCGCAGGTGGATGCGATCTACGAACGGCGCATCGCCGGCGCGATCTACGGCTCCGACGGCAATCCCAATCTGCTCGCGCTCGAAGCGCAGGTCGCCTCGCTTGAGGGTGCGCCTGAGGCGCTTGCCACCTCGGCCGGCATGGCCGCGTTCGCGGCGACGTTCATGACGATATTGCACAGCGGCGATCGCGTCGTCGCGGCGCGCGAGGTGTACGGCAACACGCTGCGCCTTCTGGGCGATTTCGAGCGGTTCGGGGTGAGTGCCGTGCGCGTGGACGCGACCGATCCGTCTGCCGTAGATCGCGCTCTTAGCGGCGGCGCGCGCCTGCTCGCCGTCGAGACGATTTCGAATCCGCGCCTGCGCGTCGCCGACATCCCGTCGCTCGGCGCCGCGGCGAAACGGGCGGGTGGCGCGCTGCTCGTCGACAACACGTTCGCCACCCCGTATCACTGCACACCGCTCGCGCTGGGCGCAGATCTCGCGATGGAGAGCGGCACCAAGTTCCTCGGCGGCCATCATGACGTGGTGATCGGAACGCTGGCGGGAACGCGAGAGCTGCTCGCGCCGATCCGCACGTTTGCCGTGCGCGCGGGCATGGTGCCCGGAGCGTTCGATGCGTGGCTCGCGGAGCGCTCGATCGAGACGCTCGCCGTGCGCATGGCGCGTGGCGCGGACTCTGCCCTCGAACTAGCGCGCTGGCTGGCGAGCCACCAGAAGGTGCGGCGCGTGCACTACCCCGGCTTGCCGGATCATCCGGATCACGCGATCGCCAAGCGTGTGCTGCAGCGCGGTTTCGGCTCGATGATCTCGTTCGAGATCGATGGCGGCGCGGCGGCGGTGGATACGCTGTTGGCACGGCTGGCGCGGATCAGGCTTGTCCTGAGCCTCGGCGGCACGGCGACGACGTTGTCGCATCCGGCGAAGTCCTCGCACCGCGCCCTCTCGCAGGAGCTGCGCGACGAGTTGGGTCTGCACGACGGTTTTCTGCGGATGTCTGTCGGCATCGAAGACGTCGCCGACATCCAGACGGACCTCGCGCGCGGTCTGGACGCGCTGTAG
- the fabF gene encoding beta-ketoacyl-ACP synthase II: MRPSRRVVITGLGAVTPLGHTVPEFWSNVVAGKSGVGEITAFDASHLPTRFAAEVRGFDAPALMGKKEARKADRFAQFAIIAAKEALADSGLEINDDNRDDIGVVMGSGIGGIITIENQHKVMLAQGADRLSPFFIPMLISNIAPGLISMNMGVRGPTFTSVSACASSNNAIGEAYRSVQLGEADAMICGGSEAPISPLAVAGFCAMRALSTRNDSPATASRPFDKERDGFVMAEGGGALMIEELEHARRRDARIYAELVGYGTSSDAYHMVQPDPDARGVTLAMQRALRDAGIEPSDVDYINAHATSTDLGDIAETQAIHRVFGERAKTLAVSSNKSMFGHALGAAGALEGICTVLTIRDGIIPPTINYHHVDPLCDLDCVPNVARKATVDIAMSNSFGFGGHNAVIVFRRFAES, translated from the coding sequence ATGCGACCTTCGAGGCGCGTCGTCATCACCGGACTCGGTGCGGTCACGCCGCTCGGCCACACGGTTCCTGAGTTCTGGTCCAACGTCGTCGCCGGCAAGAGCGGAGTCGGCGAGATCACGGCGTTCGACGCCTCGCATCTGCCCACGCGCTTCGCGGCGGAGGTGCGCGGCTTCGACGCGCCGGCCCTGATGGGCAAAAAAGAGGCGCGCAAGGCCGATCGCTTCGCGCAGTTCGCCATCATCGCCGCCAAAGAGGCGCTGGCCGACTCCGGCCTTGAGATCAACGACGACAATCGCGACGACATCGGCGTCGTCATGGGCTCCGGTATCGGCGGCATCATCACGATCGAGAACCAGCACAAGGTCATGCTCGCGCAAGGCGCGGACCGGTTGTCGCCGTTCTTCATCCCCATGCTCATCTCGAACATCGCGCCCGGCCTCATCTCGATGAACATGGGCGTGCGCGGGCCGACGTTCACGTCGGTCTCGGCGTGCGCCTCGTCGAACAACGCGATCGGCGAGGCCTACCGCTCGGTCCAATTGGGCGAGGCCGACGCCATGATCTGCGGGGGCTCAGAGGCCCCCATCTCGCCGCTCGCGGTAGCCGGTTTCTGCGCCATGCGCGCGCTGTCGACGCGCAACGACTCGCCCGCGACCGCCAGCCGGCCGTTCGACAAGGAGCGCGACGGCTTCGTGATGGCCGAGGGCGGCGGCGCGCTCATGATCGAGGAGCTGGAGCACGCTCGGCGCCGCGACGCGCGCATCTACGCCGAACTCGTCGGCTACGGCACGTCGTCGGATGCCTACCATATGGTGCAGCCGGATCCGGATGCTCGCGGCGTGACCTTGGCCATGCAGCGCGCGCTGCGCGACGCCGGCATCGAGCCGTCGGACGTCGACTACATCAATGCCCACGCGACCTCGACCGATCTCGGCGATATCGCCGAAACCCAGGCGATCCACCGCGTGTTCGGCGAGCGGGCCAAGACGCTGGCCGTGAGCTCGAACAAGTCGATGTTCGGCCATGCGCTCGGGGCGGCGGGCGCGCTGGAAGGCATCTGCACGGTGCTGACGATCCGCGACGGCATCATCCCGCCGACCATCAACTACCACCACGTCGATCCGCTGTGCGACCTCGATTGCGTGCCCAACGTCGCGCGCAAGGCCACGGTCGACATCGCGATGTCGAATTCGTTCGGTTTCGGCGGCCACAACGCGGTCATCGTCTTCCGCCGTTTCGCGGAGAGCTGA